Within the Balaenoptera acutorostrata chromosome 10, mBalAcu1.1, whole genome shotgun sequence genome, the region ATGCTGGGGGTTCTGCTTCTGGTCTCCCTCTGCTCACTGCCCTGGGCCAGAACCCCTGCCAGGCTTGGGGCAGCCCCCTCACCACCAGAGCTGCTATCCAGCTAAGTCCGAGAGCCTTCTGCTGCCCCTGCTTCCCCCAGTGACCCTCTCCCTCCTCATGGCCAGCCTGGTGTGGCCTCACATCTAGCCCATCCAGGTCAGCCATCCCCTTCCAGAAGGAAACCCACATCCCATTACCCCTTTAGCCACTGCTGTTCCTGGCAGAAGAGGGGACAGAGGCATGTCTGGGTGGGTAGAGGCCACTTTGGATCTACAGAGGGACAGTGGCCCAAGACCACCTCTGCTGAGCGGCCATGTGGATGGGGTGAAAGGAGTGGAGTCCAGGCTGGGAGGCAGCACACTTGGTGCAGTCATATCCTTGTCCCAGTAGGCTCTAGGACAGGGTCCGGGGCCTCAGCAACCCCCTCTGAGCAGGGAGAGGGTGTTCTGCAACCTCTATGGTCCATGTATGAGCCTGGAGTCTAAGATGTCTGGACTCTGGCCAGGACTATGAGCCCCAGGGCCGGCTAGCCCCAGCCTCCACCTCCAGGAAGCTctcctcatttctcttctttcttcttcttggcCTCATTCTTCTCATCCTCCTCTACCTTGATGGCCACTGTATCCACActgtccttcttcttcttcttcttcttatccTCTGTGGAGCAGAGGAAAAAGGGTGCAACAGGAGTGAGACAGGGTTCTAGGGCCTGCACCAGAGCCTCCCAGTCCAGCCCTTCATGCCTTCTTCCTTCCAAACCTCTCCTACCTGCAGAATAGCTCCTTGTTCTCCCTGCCTCACTCTGACCCATTTCTTTGCTCTGGTCTCCAGAAAcagggctgggtcccctccctgaaCCAGGTGGAGGGGAGCAATAGGGCAACTCTGGGTGGCAGGATCGAGGAACTGGCCAGCTTGGCAGAGTCAGAGGGTGGCGGGGCTGGGGTCCAGGCCTGCTCACCTCCAGGGATTTCTGTGAGCTCATTGAGGGGTGGCACAGTCTCTAGTTTGTCCGTGTACATCTTGGCTGCCTTTCGCTGTAGGTACCGGGCTTCAATCTCCTTCCGGGTCCGTGGCACGCGGCAGTTGAAGACACAGCAAAGAGTGATAACTACGGGGAGGACAGAGCAGGCTTGGCAAGGGCCAGAGCTCAGACACCCCAGGAATGGTTCCCAAGTTTCAGGCCTGTCTCCATCTACCTATGTGTGTCCTACCCAAGAGACCCTCTCAGGAGGCTCCACATTTTGACAAAACCCCTGTGGGCTCTGGGATTTTCAGAATATCTTTCCTGAGCCGGGCTGGCTTCACATAGTAGGCCCACTTTCAGGAGGGCCTTGTGCTTGATTTGTTATTCTGCTGTCActttcttgaaattcttaataatttttgaacagaGGGGCTCacaatttcatttttcactggCCCCGTATATTGTGTTACCAGTCCTGGTTCTGGGGGGTCTTTCTGACTAGACTGAGAGgccctggagggcaggcagtGGGCTAGACCATGACTCAAGCTGCAGCCTCCTGGAGGGTGTCCTGTGCTTCTAACCCAGGCCTCTGGGCTCCTGTGCATCCTAGTTTTTCCTCCCCAGGCTCCTGAGAGCACCTCAGACCCTGGGAGACATGGCTGCATCCTCCTCAACCTCCCTGAGGACAAGCCAGGGCTGCTCCTGGCTGTGAGAACCTGAAAGAGGGCACAGACCTTGCCCCGGGGCCTTCACCTCTGACAGAGTTATTCCAGGAGTGGTTTTCTGGCTCAGGGCAGCTGTGCCCACGCAAGCTGGGCCAAGGCATGGAGCTGGCCTGTCTAGggatgggcagggcagggctggcaggACCCGGCTGgactgagtttatttttctaaggcCCCTACAGTCTGACCACCTTGGCCCCAGCCTcaggggaggggatggagctGCTTCCTATTATAAATCAGATGACCAGACATAACTTCCTGACAGACTCCTAGGGGCAGGAGGGCCAGGCAGGACAAGTCAGGCCTATTTTGGGGAAGATAGATCAGACCCATGTGGCCTGGGCTGGAGCACCCCTTGGGGTCATCTTGTGCAACCCCTTCAGCCAATGTTGTGGTCCCACTGAATCTCCCCCAGActcacagaatgaaagaaaacaaatgaatgagaTGGTTTCAAAGCCTTTGTGGCTGAGGACAGGACTGGACTCCTGAATAAATGGATGGGGTGTCAACAGCATCCAGGAACACATGGTGGGGGGTTAATTGTGCAAGGGTCCCAGCAGTAGGTCTGCCTTTCTTACCCAAAGAACTGGGTTCTGGTCCTCTCCAGACCCCTGTATGCCAGACGTCCAATGTTGGACCTCCACCCTACTGGCTTGGACCACCTCTTCCAGCTACCCCACCAGGTGCCTCCTCAGGACCATGCCCATGCTCTCTGCAAAGGCTGGAGGCCTGGGCTTTAAAGGGAGCTCAGCCACAGCTTTTGGCAGTCAGAGCAGGACTCAAGCACTGCCCCTCACTCCAGGCCTGCCCCACCCAGCCTGGCCTGTTTGCTTCTCTTCAAAGAGGAGAGGAACAAAGTTCCTTGGATCGAGTTCCAGGCCCAGGCAGGGGCTTGGGATAGGAGTCCCCAGGCTGGAGGGGACCCCGAAGAGGTACCCTATCCAACTCCAGCTCTCTCCACAAGGTTCTGGGGGTGATGCTCCACAAACAGCTGTACCACCTAGGCCCAAGCAGACAGGGAAGTGGGAAAGATGTTTCCTCCCCAGGAGATGGCGTTCCCTACTCCCTAGAGCCCTGCATAGAGGGTAACAAATGCTAACCTGTTGCTCAGAGGCCTTTGGGACTATCCCTTACCTTTCTCTAGGAAATGGGTTTAGGAGTAGAAGTCAGTCTGTGTGGTTGAGGTCCAAGTGCCTTTTTGGGCCTGACACTGCAACTTCCCTATGTGGCCCTAGGTACTTCTACCATCTAGGGCCAAGCAGAGCCGTGGAGAAACCATTGTGTGTCTTGAGGCCCCATGGTGCCCTCGTCCCTGCTTCTTGCGGTGCCCCAGAGCTGCTCCTTGGACCTGCACCCTGGATTGCTCCTGTGGCCCCTGCAGGGCAGATACCTCCCCCAACCCTGCCTCTTGGTACTGGGGGTTATTCCCCTCTCTGGACACCTGAGCTGGGACTGCAGCCACACCTGTTTTTCTGTGGGGCCTCCACTCAGAAGCCTGACTGATCGTTGGCCTTAGCTAGGAACAAAATGCAGCCTCTTGCTCAGATCTTGCTCCCACTCCAGCCGGGAagacatggggggtgggggtggaagggCACTTCTGGTGCCAAGAGAAGCACATGCAAATTAGAGGTCCTTGTCTCCCCTGGAGCCCCCGCATCTGGATGGGCCCTTGTGATCAGCCCTGCCCCCAGGATAGCTCCAGCTAGAACTTAAATGCTCCTTTAGCCCCTGACCCGGGTGCACTCAGTAAACGTCTTATAGGGGTTATCTGAGACCTGTGTGAAGGCCATTTCCTTGCACCTCTGCCCACACTGTACCTCTGCCTGTAACGCCTTTCCAGCTGCCTAACACAAAACCACTCATCCATCCTACCGATCTACAGCTTGGAGGACCCCTCCTCCATGAACCCTTTGCTGGAAGAGTGTGCTTTCCTTCTCTTTACTGCCTGTGCCCCACTCCTCCCTTTGGCCTGTAGGAACCTCTGTCAGACTCTGCTTTGTACCCTGGCGGCCTCTGCCATCCAGTCGGCGTTTCTCGGCCCCCTTTTCCCCAACTCCAGACCCCACCTCTGGAAGGACAACTGAAGGGAGCATGCCAAACCGGCTTCTGCTGCGACTTCGCATCAAGCAACTCCCAGGTCCAAGAGAGGAAGGGGTCTCCTGCTTTTGACTGAGGTGGGTGTGAGTCATTCCAGGGAAATGGTATTTGACAATGCAGGGTTTGCAGCCTGGGAGCCACATTTGCTGGGCGTCTGGGGAGCCTTTGGGCTGAGCTGCAGCCAAGGGTGGCCTATGCTGGGGCCCCTGGGTGTGGGTGTTTTAAGCTGGCCAAACTGCAGAAAAAGCATGAGGAGGCCAACGATAGGGGAAAATGACACGTCTTCGTCCTGGTTCAGTGGAGTCCCCTGTAATTACCATAATTGCCATGTGGCTGCATCCCCGGTCGGGCAGAATACTTCAGGTCACCACCGGCCTGTCAGCCCTCCACAGGGACTTTGTGTGGATCAGGAGGTGCCAGAAACCACAGCGGGCCTCCTGTGGGCGCCTGGCCTGCCTGCACTGCCCGGAATTGCTGCTCTGAGCCCCTGGGGGTggagcgggggggtggggggggggtgaggcgGTGCCGTGCTCCCGCTGTGTTGTGGCAGCGTCAGGGGGCGGTGATGGGGGGAGCAGCTACTCACTGATGGACAACACGAAGAGCGAGAAGATGCCCACCACGTGCCACAGGCGCATATCCCAGAACACCACCGTCTCCTTGGTCAGCGGGGGCGGCTTGGGCTTGGGTGGGGCCGTGCTGGGCTGTGGGTCAGGAGAGAGTGGAATGAGCCAGGCAGAGGCCAGGGGCTGGGACGGGGCCGAGAGAGGCCCAGGTCTCAGCAAGCACTCACTCAGTCCAAACATTTCAGAATCTCCTAGAATCAAGTGTCTTAGACATTCATAAACAATGCCTCAGACCTTGGGAAGTTCCAGATTTAGAATGAGAAGAGGGTAGAAGCCCCAGAACCATGGATCTGGGAACTTGGAGTGCAAGGGTGGTTGATGCTTGAGGAAACCAAAGCCCAAGGGGCAAAGGTGGATGGCTTGTCCCAATCAGGTTCAAGGACCCTTCTCtcctcctgctccagccctgggCTCCTCCACACAGGCAGATGGGGTCTCAGGACCAAGGCCAGAGACAAGGCGAGTCCTGTCCTGTGGGACTTTGCTCACATGTACCTCCagtgtggggtggggtgtggaacTGGAGTCAGGGCCCCGTGACTCTGTTATTTGACCAGGACTCCCACCAGGTGGCCTCAGCAGTCACCTGTCCTACCTGAGTCACCGCCTCTGACCAGAAGGCTAGGCCAGAATCCTCACAAAATGGGTCTAGATAATTTGTCTGAAATGCATTAGCGACACCTGGAGGCCAAAAGCTGTAAGCATGGCTGGAGCAATCGTGAGCAGAGCATAGCGCACCACTTCCCACTTTCCCAGTAGGACACCACCCTGTCCTGGGGGTCTGAGGGGACATGACCTTGCTCTGGTGGGTGGGAGCAAGACCTATCCCTGACCTGTGGGGCTGAGAGGGATATGAACCAATCTCTGTCACCAAGTTTGGCTGAGGGGTGTGGACAGGGGTTAGTACTTGGAGGGAGAGGGGATCCTGGGGCATCTGTGCAGTGCCTTGTCCCCTGATTAACCAAATAAGGACAGACATGAGGAGTCTCTTCCAGCTCTCTGGGAAGGAAAAGCAACCTACAGCTCAACCATCTGTCCAGTCTTTCCTCTGGTCCATAAGCATGGATGGGGCACCTACCCAAAGCCAGGTACTTCTTCATCTAATGGACACCACCCTTCAGCATGTATTGGGGACACTTGGAGAGGATCAGCAACCTGTCCCAGGTAACCCAGAGGATCTGTGTGCCCAGGAGCGGTACATGATTCCCGGCTCTTTTCTCTTAACCAAGGCAAACTGGGGTAGGAGACTTCTCTTCTCTAGGCCTCGGTTTCTCCATCTGTTAACTTGAGTGGGATGGTTCCAGCGGTCTCTGGGAAGCTCTCTACACAACCTGAGTGGTAAAACTGACAAGATATCCTTCCTCAGCATCATCCCAGGGGCCTGGACCCATTTGTGGGCTCAGACACATGTATGTGGGGTCTGGCACATGTGTGTGGGGTTGGAGCACACATATGGGGTTAGGGCTGGGCACTGTGGGTATAGGGCACGTGCGGTTGGATACACATGCATGTGATTTGGCACCCATCTGTAGAGTCAGAGCCAAGGTCTGGGCAGTGGCAGGGTTCCCTGAAACTAAGGCTCAGTGTGTTGGCCCAGTTGGATTGTATAACTGGAAGATTCTGAGGGCCACGGTAAAGATCTCAGATTCAGAGCCTGGGCAGCCAAGAGCTCACTTCTTACACATTCTTGTTTCAGCTTTGTTCAAGACACCCTGATAGGGGTCTTGGGTAGAGGGAAACAGGTAACAGTCGGGCATCTCCTTGTGGGCACTGCTAGGGGTCTGAACTCAAGCTTGGAGGCCTGGCCTCCATCAGAACCTCACAGGCTGATGGAGGGTGATGcctgtgggtggggggggggtgccaTGGACCCCAGCCCTGCTCATCTTTCTGGTGCTTCCCTGGATCGCCTGGACTCAGCCAGGCCCTCCTTCAGGCTGTAGGCAGATGGCAGGCAGATGGACTTGAAATGCAGTTTCCCTTGATGGGCTGGGAGAAGATGTTTTCCTGGGGGCTGAGGGAAGAATCCTTGGCTCAGAAGTGAGTTGACCCCCACGCTCAGGCTTCTCCTACACCCAGACCAGCTCAGTTTCTGCGCCTGAGGCCTCAGGGCAGCTGGTGAGGGGACCAAGTACACTCCATGGGGCTCAAGCCAGCCTGGCTCCCCTTACAGGGACACTAGAGCTGACATCTGACTCCAGCCCAGCCTTCTGATCACACCCCCTGGTCAGCAGCAGGAACAGGGGATGCAGGGCTCTGTCTCCATGTACCTCAGACCCACCAGTTCAGGGCTGTGTCCCCTCAGACCCCAAGGATAAGGCCCTGTCCTCCCTCTCCCATCTTGTCCCCCAGCACCTGCCCCTTGAGGGCTCTCCTGGGCGCTTGGCTGTCTCTTACACTTCTGTTTCCCTGCTGTCTCCACTCTGCCACTGCCTACAAGGCTCCGACCCCACTCCTCCCTTGTCCTGCCTCTTGGGCCTTCTCCCTCCGGCCtcatgctccagaattttggGTCTGGTCAGCCTCTTTGACTCCCCTTCCTGGCTCAGCAGGAATGGGGTACAGAGGGGCCAGCCAAGGAGGCTGCAGATGGCCCCCACTCTTCCCTCCCTGGCCCCAGCCAGGCTCCTGGCCAACCCCCCAGCCGTCCTCTTCACCTCTTCCTGGGCTATCTTAGCAGCAACTAACCGTTCTCCCAACTATGTGCCCTCTTCTGATTTATTCTCCTTCCAAACCAGGACTCTCATGGCTCTTGCCTGCTCAGAAATGTTTGCTAGCTCCCAGTTATCACCAGGACCAAGTAAGACCCTGAGTCCTTGGGCCCTGCCCTgcttgcccctcccctccagggCCTAGTGTGCAGCATGGAGTCTAACTCAACACATGGCTGCTCTAGGAAGGGTGTCCTCACCCTCCTGCCTCCCACCCACCACCTTCAACCTCACTAGACCAAAGACTAGAATATAGGGGCTGAGCGTCCCCCATCAGACACTCGCTGATGCCCGGCTGTATCTCCAATCAGACCGGGAATCCCTAAGGTCAGAGTGAGTCTCCCCCATCAGAATAATGTTCCTGAAATCAGAGGCTGTGCCCTCCCATCCGACCAAGGACACTAAGATTGGGGGCTGGGTCTCCTCCACACCCTGGAAGCACTTGGGATAGAGCTGTGTCTCCCCATTAAGTCAGGACCTCTAGGgcaagaagaagggaaaaaccAGCTCCTGGTCAGAAAGGCGCCCCCCAACCCTCTGCCTGGAGGGTGACAGCCACCCCGAGCCCCTCCGCGCCGCCCCGCCTCACCTCCACCAGCTGCCCGGCGACCCCCGCGAGGCAAACCCCCAGGGCGGCGCCGCCGCCCAGCGCCCAGAGCGGCCCCGCGCCTAGCCGCTGCCCCGCCATCTTCGGCGCTCCGCACAGCTCGGCAGCAGGTCAGGGGAGCCGAGGGATGCCGGCCGGGCCGCCTTGGCTCGGTGACTGCCCCCTGGCCAGCCGGCGCTCGGCGGTGGCGATCTGGTGGAAGGCAGGCTGCGAGTGGGCATCATTTATTCATTGTCGGTGTCTGGTTCCTGTGCTGCCCGCTCCCACACCACTCTGGGTGGAGGGCCCGCCCCTCTCCGGAGATCACACTCCAGACTCCGCACTCCCCTACCCTGACCGAGACCGACATAGGGCCgggagtgggtgggagggaggacaggCTGGGGTCAGGTCCTTGAACAACAGGTcccaccttcccttccccactccggcctcagtttattcatttggGACAAAAGGGAGGGGCTGGAATCTGCTGATCTAGGAGGCCCTTCCCATTCTGACGTTCTGAATTTGAAAAACTGTACTGGACCCAGATTGGGGGGGTTGGGAATGGCATGGCAGGCAGGTTGCCATGGTGACAGGTGCTCGGGGATGTCCTGGGCTTTCTGGGCTGGCTTCCTGCCCAGAGGCAGCTCTGGTCATTCTGGACACcagagcaggggggagggagagggggaacaGGGGATGGCATGGTCAGAGGAGCCAGCTGCGGGTGTGATGGAAGGTTCCTGAAGGAGCCAGCATCTGTGACCCCACAGGACAGGGTGGGCTCCCCCTGGAAGGGCTGGAGGACCATGCTCTGCTTCTGACTGATCCTCAGCCTCTTCCCCAGCCTGAGCTCTGACTCTCACTCCAGTCTGAGCCATGACCCTGACCTCACACTGAACCTGGCCCACACTGCACTCTGGTCCTGACCTCAGAGTGAGCCTTGACAACCCAGGGATTGAGGGAGGGAGGCTCGGAGGAGCTGTGGAGACCTGGGGAGGACTTCGGAAGAGGAGTGGGGAGGCCTGCGATCGGGAGACTCCTCTGATCCATCCTcccccctctctcctttccttccttccttccattattATTAATCTGAGAAGCAGCCCAGGTGTTGGACCCCTGCATTCCTCATCACCAAGGGCACCAGTGGAGACCTGTGCAGGCTGGGGTGCTTTGGGCCTTGGGCCTGCCCTCAGAACCGGGGACCCTGTAGATCCAGAGTCTTTTGCGGCTCCTGCCTGGCGGTGCCATAGATGGGCAAGGACCAAGGCAGAGGCTGCAGCAGAGAGGAGAGGGCCAGCTGCGGATACCTACAGGCGTCAGGGCTAGATGACAGGGCAGGcaggaaaatgagaaaaccaCTGGCAAAGGACAGCTGGCCCATCAAGAAGACCCTTGACAGTGGGTGGCAAAGTCTGGGGActgggtgggctgggctgggctgggccaccccaccctccccaggctTGCCCTCGTCAGGCAAACAAGAATTTCACTGAAGCCCAAATCACTTGCTGCAGCTCTCTGCCCACCATTTCTTCAGGCCATCTGTTATGAAAGCCACACTGACCAGCCAGGGAGGTCACCCTTGGGACAATGGGGTCAGAGAAGCCTTGGCTGGACTGGGCTGAGGTTAGTGAGCCTGACAGTGGCCTTGAGTAAACCATTACTCCTCTCTGCTTTGATGTCCTCATCTATGGAATGGAGAGGGCAAGACTCTCATCACAGGGCTGATGGGAGGATTATATGGTCTAACGATTATGGGAGTGATGAGTACAAGCTGGCTCTCCTTGATGGGACAGCTCAGCCCAGGAGGGGAGGGTGTCATTGCTTCTTTCCATCCAAAAGGTAGGGAAAGCCCAGTGAAGAAATCTGAAAGGGAATACAATCATGTGTGTCCCCAGTGTCCCCTGATATGGTCTCTGCTCCAAGTGGGCTTTACCTCTCGGCAGGCTGTTGAACACAGCTGAAATCTCACTGTATGCCATTTATCATATACCTTTTTCCCAGAGCTTTTTCCCAATACAACATCCTAGATCCCCACATCCCCCAAACACAGTGTCAATACTGTCAtgcaggctttggagtcaaactGACTTAAAATAACAAGATGGCACAAAAAGCTTAGTGCAGTTTTAAGCTTTAATAACCTCAGAAGTATAAAGCTACACACTTACAAGAGACACCATttggaaatttagttatttaaatttccttttttgccCTTTGAAGATGGCAAAACTTGACAGAAAAGAATTAAAGTTATCCAAAATTCACGATGAAATtagcataaagaaaatataaggaatGAAACTTTCAAATTATGTTTCTTGTAAATTTGTAGTTTTATACTTTATAACTTCTGAAGTTATTAAAGCTGAAAACGAAGACTTATGGGTCATAGTCATATTGACAGCAGTGAGCTCTCAGTGGGCTATTGAACCTCTCCAAGCTTCaatccctcatctgtaaaatgagtataactACAGTATCATGGCACCTGCACATTACAAGCCTTCAGTAAATGCAAGTCGTTATGATTATTGCTGTCACTGTTGTTAAAGGCAGTGTGAAATTACATTGTATGAAACCCAACTATACTTTGTTCAATCAATTCCTTATTCTCGAATATTTGCGTGTTTCCAGTTTTCCAGTGTTAAACACCATAGTGAGAGGGACATCCTGAAAGCTAAagccttttccaccttttttttttttttaacatctttattggagtataattgctttacaatgggtgttagtttctgctttataacaaagtgaatcagttatacatatacatatgttcccatatctcttccctcttgcatctccctccctcccaccctccctatcccacccctctaggtggtcacaaagcacagagctgatcttcctgtgctatgcggttgcttcccactagctatctattttacgtttggtagtgtatatattcccatgccactctctctctttgtcacatcttacccttccccctccccatatcctcaagtccattctctagtaggtctatgtctttattcccgtcttgccactaggttcttcatgaccttttttggttttgtttttgttagattccatatatatgtgttagcatactgtatttgtttttctctttctgacttacttcactccaccTTTTTATTCCTCCCCCCTGTTTACTTGTGAAGAatcgaggcccagagaggggttGTGTCCTACCTAAGGTCACTCAGGAACTGGGGCCTCAAACTCAGTTTTCAGCTCCTAACCCATAGCTCTGCTCACTGTCCAGTACTGTTTCTACTTCTTATGAGGGTCCCCATATATTCCTGCACCCCACTCCCAGTTGGGCCCATCAGGTCTGGGGTGGCAGAGCTCTGGACCCCCACGCTCTCCAGCCTGGCTTCCCTGGAAGATAGTGTTCCCTCCATGCATCGTGGCATGAATGCTGGCCTGCAGAATCCTGTTTGTcccttgtgtattatttttaGCTCCTATGGGTTTCCTGTAGGGATCCAGTCCAGCCTCCAGGGCCTCTGGGTTGGAAGCTGTGGGCAGAGTCATTTGGCAGGGGCCAGGGGACCCTGTGGACATTCTCTTCTGGAGCCTGAAACCTCAGAGCTCAAGGTTCAGCTCTGGGGAAGCAGGGGGTAGGGAGCGAGGATCCGCCTAGTCACAGAGCCAGGCTGAGATCCAGTGCATCTTGGACtcagcctgggctgggggtgggggctgggcggCCTAGGCCTGTGACACAGTGGCTGGGGCCTGTTGGGAGCTGGCAGTCTCTGACCTTGTTGGCCTCGGGCCTGGCCCAGAATAGCTCTGGGGCTGAGCTGGGCCTGGGTGAGACCTGTGTGTTCATCAGCATGCGTTTATGTCCCAGGGCGCTCGAGTACGTGGGAATACACACGCACTCTGCACTGGCCTCTCTGCATGCCTGGGTCTCTCAGTGCGCGTTGCATGGAGCAGTGTGTGAGtctgcacacatgtgcacatgtaCAGAGCTGCCACCCAAGTTATGCGATATGGAGGCCCTGCCAGTGGGTCAATAGCAGATGCGTCCGTGTGACACAGGTAAGTGTACACACCACCACATTCCCGTGACTGTGGAGTCATGTATGTGTGCAGGGGGTGTAGGAGAGGTGCAGGTGGGTGTGTGCACATCTGTGGTGGGGTTGGGTAAGGGCCCTGGGCTGTACTGCAGGGGGACAAGGGCAGGTGGACCAAGTGGAGGCTGTCTTTTGGGCACTACCGGGCACAACAAATTACCAACAACGCTGGGAGAGAGGCTGGGCAGGTCTTGCCCCATTTATCAGGTGTAAAACTGGGCTTGGCAATGGCTGTGACGCTACCCAGTGAGTGGGGAATGAGTGAGGGAAGACCAGCCCCCAGCCTTCCAATTCCCCTAGATGTGGCTGAGCAGGAAATCTAGGCTCTGGGGAGGAAGTCAACAAGGCGCTTCTCTTCCTGCTTGAGCCTAGGCAGCACTGCCTTCCCTCAGCTACaggtacagataaggaaactgaggcccagagagggggaagggctgGCCCAGAGACACCCAGCACAAGATTAGATCCCTCCTGCTCAGGGCCTGGCCTGCCTGCCCTGTTTGTTGCCAAGTGGTGGGACCATATGCTCCTGGATCACCTTGCTGTCTCCACATGTGGCTATGGCCACTCTTCAGCCCTTGGCCCTTCCTCCCAAGCCCCAGAGACCTCTTGCCTGCCCACCGCAATGTGCCAGGCCACTCACAAACCCGCCAAGACCCTGCTCATCTGTGAAGGAGCGCTTGCAACCCGCCATGTACTCCACTCCACTGGGGCTCTCTCTTCAGCCTGGCAGGACGGGGCATGCCTCCCACCAGCTCAGACTTGAGTCGAGCATTGGTGGGCCATCCTTTCTGCATTTCCACTGCCTGTCTCTGGATGGGGCCTCTCGGCCTCAGTGTTGTCAGCTGTGAAAGGGGCAGTGACGTGGGTCATTCCCTGGAATCCGCGTGCCTCGGTAAGTGAGTGGAGAATGGAGAACCGGAGGCAGACAGCAGACTCCTTTGTTACAGCCTTGAACCGTGCGCCCTCCCCCTGCCGGGACGTCCGCTGGAACAAGGCTTCACACCACCTTTTCCAAGGTCGCAGGCCCTGGCGCGCAGACAACCGCTGGCTTCACGCTCTACCGGACCATGCTGAGACTCAGGAGTGCGGGCAGGGGACTTTCCCAAGGTTACTCAGGAGTGGCCGCTGGCCACGGACGCCCTGCCCACCGGGGGCAGCCTCGGTTTACCCTACTCTCGGCCACAGGTTTCATGAACCCACCTGGTGCTCCTCTTGTGCCGGCCCCTGTGACTGGTGCGGGCGGAGGAAGGTCACCGGGCTGCACCTAGGCCCGCAGGGAGTCagaatgggggcgggggggaggggaggggaggggaatcgTAAAAGACCCCGCCGGGACGAGGAAACCAAGACTGCTTCCTAGACACACCCCGGCTCTCCTGGGCGTGAGC harbors:
- the TMIE gene encoding transmembrane inner ear expressed protein, which gives rise to MAGQRLGAGPLWALGGGAALGVCLAGVAGQLVEPSTAPPKPKPPPLTKETVVFWDMRLWHVVGIFSLFVLSIIITLCCVFNCRVPRTRKEIEARYLQRKAAKMYTDKLETVPPLNELTEIPGEDKKKKKKKDSVDTVAIKVEEDEKNEAKKKKEEK